GTGAAATTAGATCAGAAAAACTGATGCAAAACTGAAATACGGGCATATTACATAGCAAGTGTGATGTGAacaatttgattattaaaattagggTGATTTGGTCTGTATTCTGATtcatatcataatttttttttaagagatTATTAAAGTGTCGATTGGTAATCAATATATTAAACTTcagtaacttttaaaaattaaatcaatctcGAATATTCTTTTTGGAATTAGGTCAAAGTTTAATAACCTCCGATATTTTTAACTcgacttaaatatcaatttgtcATAAAAATTTGTATGTAACAATCAATTAACaccaaattcaattttttaatagttaaatGTTAATAAAATCTGATTATTTCTCTAACTTATTGAACAAACTAATTattcggatattaaactctatagatcattagactttactcaaattacagaaagatcactaaaaaaacttttgttacaaaatggtcattgaactataccgtttactacaaaaatgtttatattgttacaaaaacaacactaaaTTTTTTGTGAATTATAAAAATGTCACTGGATAATACCTCTTAttataaaaaggtcactaaactatgttcctttttgtaattttggcttgccacgtaagtaaaaatgttgcgtttttgcttaaaacgcaacgttttagatggctggacccctttgtaataaaaggtatagttcaatgaccattttgtaacaaaagtttttttagtgacctttctgtaatttgaggaaagcttagtgatctacagagtttaatatcccaaaTTATTCCAACGCGGTTATGATTCACTTCGTATATATTTCGGCTACAGTTTGATTAAGATAAATTAGAGAACTTCGGTTTtcattcggttcggttcagttaTGTGACCAAATCCACCCGTGCACACCCCCTAGACTCCACACTCTCCCACTAAAACCCTATATAAAGACACACATGAACACAAACAAAACCTAACAGCTTCATAATTCAAGAAACTTTCAATAACTTCTATAAAATTTTCACTTGTTCCACAAtaagaattaaattttcaaGACTTAATTTCTacttcataatttttaattctCAATCATGGGAATTCGGTTGCTATCCATAGTGTTTCCTAATGTCAGGCAGATGCTGAGAGGGAAGACTGTTCTTGCAAGAAACCATCATCAGCAGCAACGCCATCAAAGTTCGGACGTACCAAAAGGACATTTAGCTGTGTATGTTGGAGAGCATCAAGTTATGAGGAGATTTATCGTACCGATATCGTATTTAAGTCATCCGTCTTTTAAAGATTTGCTTAATCGATCCGAGGAAGAGTTTGGTTTCGATCATCCGATGGGCGGCCTTACGATTCCTTGTAATGAAGATGATTTTCTTGATCTTACTTCTAAGTTTAATGCTTCTTGAAAGTTAGAAATAGGAAGAAGATGAGAGTAGATTAGTCATTCTCTCAGTAATTTTGTCTTCTCTTTAATTACTTTTTGTTTAGTACTACAATATTTGTGGTTTGTAGTCACTATGTACATGATTTATAATTCAGAAATAGTAATCTgtttagagagaaaaaaattgTGTAAAATTCATAGTGAGTCTTTTGTAGCGGTTTCACTGAGTTTCTAAATTGATTCTATTATTTGATATGGTATAAGAATTTTTATGACAATCGACAACCTTAttcaattagttaaaaaaataatatatggtATTAAACTCTATTAGTCATTGAAGtttcattaaattattatatgagTATTatagttttcttttgtttcactGAAGGTCACTAACTCATTTCGGAAATTCGATGACAACTtatcattttgtttttgtagTTACCAAAATTAATACcctttctaaaataaaatgtatagtttaatatattttttgaaataaaatttgtagTTCGATCTATTTGAATTTGTATCTGAATttcttttttgatgaatttatatctgaaattaaaaagataactTTCCGACTGGTGATCGTCCAGTGAAACAAAATGATAGCTTCGGTAATTATAAGAAaactaggtcgatgcccgcgcgttgcgcgggtcggtaaatttttgtttttaaaaaaaaattgtaatattatttgagttgttttttactgtttaaatatttgtaaatttttttttgcagtatatattatttttttcgaacttttattaacatattttatttagttattttatttttttgtttcattgaACATAAATCGGCAAATGATGGACTATTAAACCGTTAAATTGTAGTATTTTTTTGCACTTCATCaatgaaaaataacaaaatgaatatttttttgtacttcATCATTGAAAAGCAACAATATTATGAGTTTAAATATTGAGAGAATCATATTACTTATTGTGAATTCATCTCAACTCAACCATATAAGTAAACATGCATAATACATATCAAATGGTACTTCACATGCATGCATTTCAGAAGCCGTAAAGGTTAGTAATTTCAAGAATTAGTGCATGTCAATTTGCCGTTTCACTTATCTGCCTTCCCTAAAACTGAAAACCCATTTGAATGAATAAAAACACGGACAAAGCTGAGCAGGTAGTACCTATGAAAAACAGAACTCTAAATTATTCTCTACTTCCTTTATCATCTATTCTATGTTTGAATGTGAATATGTAATCCATCGACAAGGGGAAGTAATAATAAATCTCCAATTGCTTTTGCCTTATTCTAATAATTGAAATCTAAAGTTTCAAATTCAAACACATGTATCCAAATCAAATGCATGGCTAGCATAAACTTGCACACAAATTGTGagcatattaattttttttttcattaaaactctaatttttttttggtaaatttgcTAGTTCTAGTTGAACTTgcaaaatatatgaaatttgaagagttttaaAGTTGTTCTAACTGTAATTAActtgttttataaaagaatacaaataaaagtagaaaattgttttatttgtaCCGAAAGATTACATGCAAATTCTTACATGATTCCTGTTTTCAGCTTCATAATTTCAACATCCAAAGCACATAAAATACATGTTAAATCAAATTGTTTTTCATAGTGTACCGTCATCCAATTTTTATCCCAATGTCCATCTTCTCTGCAGTTGCATTTGATGGCTAAACGTACATGGCGCAAATGTTTGTACTTAATTAACTGACGAAGACCGTCTCGGAAGTTTGGAATCTCGATTTTTTTTGAagtattatcaaatatttttttgaatatgttGACTCCTTTGTGTGAGGGTCCAAGCGACATGGCTATGGCATAAGTATATAGCGATTGAGGATTTGCAGTTGATGTCGCTTGTTTAAGTAGCTTCAATCCTTCTCGTTTATTTGTTGACGAAAACATTAATTTTGTTCCGAGTATATACTCCGCACTCTTATTTTTCGCCGCTAGAAGACGACAAAGGaaatttgttgttgtttttgtcattttcaaaaatttcagaTAAGAGTTTGAAAGATCGATCTCTTTCAACACATGATCTTCATTACCCAATAAATAGAAACCTTTTGAGCTGTAATATGTTTGTGAAACAATAAGAAATAAGCAAAAAATGCATTGtactaaataaataagtaa
This window of the Mercurialis annua linkage group LG5, ddMerAnnu1.2, whole genome shotgun sequence genome carries:
- the LOC126682232 gene encoding auxin-responsive protein SAUR21-like → MGIRLLSIVFPNVRQMLRGKTVLARNHHQQQRHQSSDVPKGHLAVYVGEHQVMRRFIVPISYLSHPSFKDLLNRSEEEFGFDHPMGGLTIPCNEDDFLDLTSKFNAS